A region from the Mucilaginibacter sp. CSA2-8R genome encodes:
- a CDS encoding Gfo/Idh/MocA family oxidoreductase produces the protein MERRGFLKSSSLLAGGLLMSGQTFAADAGPLKVAVIGCGDRGKGIMYVMNDLPALFRVTAICDVLDFRLKAAQNISKTSTPKAYTDYRKVLDDKDVDAVIISVPLNMHYPIASAVIKSGRHLYLEKTMTYNANQAMDLVKLVTGRNKQVVQVGHQYRYSPLYYKVKEYINKGYLGKVTQVDCRWDRNGSWRRAVPEPGLERQINWRMYKEYSGGLVAELLSHQMDFINWAFDTHPTQFQAAGGIDLYKDGRETYDNVQVVVRYGEEGMVGNFGATCGNARDGYLFKIKGTKGTVSLLTDQGMFYAEKDLLKERGLVDGVTGATKITWDKQGGVPILPEPTKDGTWYALKDFYEKVMTNTLPDSNIYTGAKTAICVHLANQALYTTQPTYWKKEYASIK, from the coding sequence ATGGAAAGAAGAGGATTTTTAAAAAGCAGCAGTTTACTTGCAGGCGGGTTGCTCATGAGCGGGCAAACTTTTGCAGCCGATGCCGGTCCGCTCAAAGTGGCTGTAATTGGCTGCGGCGACCGGGGCAAGGGCATTATGTATGTGATGAATGATTTGCCAGCCTTATTCAGAGTAACAGCCATTTGCGATGTGCTCGACTTCCGCTTAAAGGCCGCGCAAAACATCAGCAAGACATCTACACCAAAAGCGTATACCGATTACAGGAAGGTACTGGATGACAAGGACGTAGATGCCGTTATCATATCGGTACCTTTAAATATGCATTACCCCATCGCCTCGGCAGTTATTAAATCGGGGCGGCATTTGTACCTGGAAAAAACAATGACCTACAACGCCAACCAGGCAATGGATTTGGTAAAGCTTGTGACAGGGCGCAACAAGCAAGTAGTGCAGGTAGGGCACCAGTACCGTTACTCGCCGCTGTATTACAAAGTTAAAGAATACATTAATAAAGGTTACCTGGGCAAAGTTACCCAGGTGGATTGCCGCTGGGACCGTAACGGCAGCTGGCGCAGGGCAGTACCCGAGCCGGGTTTAGAACGGCAGATTAACTGGCGGATGTATAAAGAATATTCGGGCGGGCTGGTAGCAGAGCTGCTATCGCACCAGATGGATTTTATTAACTGGGCGTTTGATACGCATCCCACGCAGTTTCAGGCAGCAGGCGGAATAGATTTGTATAAGGATGGCCGCGAAACGTATGATAACGTGCAGGTGGTGGTGCGCTACGGCGAGGAGGGCATGGTGGGCAACTTTGGGGCTACCTGCGGTAATGCCCGTGATGGTTACCTGTTTAAAATCAAAGGCACCAAGGGCACTGTCTCCTTGCTGACAGACCAGGGTATGTTTTATGCCGAAAAGGATTTGCTTAAAGAGCGCGGCCTGGTGGATGGGGTAACCGGTGCCACTAAAATAACCTGGGACAAACAAGGCGGTGTACCTATCTTGCCCGAGCCTACCAAAGATGGTACCTGGTATGCCCTCAAAGATTTTTACGAGAAGGTAATGACCAATACCTTACCCGACTCCAACATTTACACCGGTGCCAAAACCGCCATTTGTGTGCATTTGGCCAACCAGGCTTTATACACTACCCAGCCCACTTACTGGAAAAAAGAGTATGCTAGCATAAAGTAA
- a CDS encoding FAD:protein FMN transferase codes for MIKVAVLVSTLGLTTSLLAFNSNNQPKRYELSGYAQGTTYQIVYYAPDSLVSLRQTDSLLHKLDSSVSLYEPKSLINKFNQSADGIGVDEHFRVLVARSMQIYQDTQGLVDPTVKPLVDAWGFGVVKPSQEPTATQIKALLQKVGMKHLWLKGNRLLKDRPGLQLDLNGIAQGYSVDLLAALLEQHHISNYLVELGGELRIKGTKPGGEPFGIGIEGVNSDDLNPEPMRKVITPGNGAITTSGNYRKHHEAGGKQISHIINPLTGYPVQNELISVTVYAQDALTADGYDNGFMAMGLSKALSFLAGRKDIGAYMVYRDKNGAIRDTVTPAFKGYQK; via the coding sequence ATGATAAAGGTTGCAGTCTTAGTAAGTACTTTGGGTTTAACGACCTCCTTACTCGCTTTCAATAGCAACAACCAACCTAAGCGCTATGAGCTGAGCGGCTATGCGCAGGGTACGACTTATCAAATAGTTTACTACGCGCCTGATAGTCTGGTGAGTTTAAGGCAAACAGATAGTTTACTGCACAAACTGGATTCATCGGTATCGCTTTACGAGCCGAAATCACTAATTAACAAGTTCAATCAGTCGGCAGACGGAATAGGGGTTGACGAGCATTTTAGGGTGCTGGTTGCCCGTTCGATGCAAATCTACCAAGATACCCAGGGCCTGGTCGATCCAACGGTTAAACCGCTGGTAGATGCCTGGGGTTTTGGTGTGGTTAAACCCAGCCAGGAGCCAACCGCTACACAAATCAAAGCTTTGCTGCAAAAGGTAGGCATGAAACACCTGTGGTTAAAAGGCAATCGTTTGTTAAAAGACCGTCCCGGCCTGCAGTTAGACTTGAACGGCATTGCCCAGGGCTACTCGGTTGATTTGCTGGCTGCTTTGCTGGAACAGCATCACATCAGTAATTACTTGGTTGAACTAGGCGGCGAGTTGCGCATTAAAGGTACTAAACCAGGCGGCGAGCCTTTTGGCATCGGCATTGAGGGCGTTAACAGCGATGACTTAAACCCTGAACCTATGCGCAAAGTGATTACGCCGGGAAATGGCGCCATTACCACATCCGGCAATTACCGTAAACATCATGAGGCGGGTGGTAAGCAGATATCACATATCATCAATCCGCTCACAGGTTACCCCGTGCAAAATGAACTCATCAGCGTAACGGTGTATGCCCAAGATGCACTGACGGCCGATGGGTATGATAACGGCTTTATGGCCATGGGCTTAAGCAAAGCCTTAAGCTTTTTAGCCGGGCGGAAAGATATTGGCGCTTACATGGTATATCGTGACAAGAACGGTGCTATCCGCGATACAGTTACCCCGGCTTTTAAAGGGTATCAAAAATAA
- a CDS encoding DUF4965 domain-containing protein codes for MKNFCLSILFLISLCFCITSKGQVSKMPAYPLITHNPYFSIWSNTDTLNSSITHHWTGKDQPLVGILKVDNQFYRFLGKEEDHYRTLAAASDEKPYQCRYIETEPDGDWTKPDFDDNSWKTGTGPFGDAKDRFPTQWLKNIWLRREFMLTETEVNQLVLKLDHDDNVDVYLNGTKIYNKTGWTQDYSLIKLDEKYNKALKKGKNVIAIRCINTSGGASLDVGLLDLLKVKVANRLETAEQQSVDVTATQTHYQFKCGQINLSVTFTSPLLLSDIKTLTRPVSYITYQVSSNDSRPHQVKIYTGVSTNLAVNRTSQEVSAEAVNNPTLSVLKAGTKEQPVLQKKGDDLRIDWGYLYVAAPKKENITQYITNSAESVNSFLSSSYKSTFKQGRQGVLNTVISVQVTKNTPAKQFVMLGYDDLYSIQYFKQNLKPYWKAFYPTIYSAFNAAVKDYSSTLSKCNTFDKQIYQSTLKAGGDEYARLCVMAYRQSIAAHQVVKSPQGDLLFLSKENYSNGSINTVDITYPSAPLYLIYNPELQKGMLNGIFYYSESGKWTKNFPAHDLGTYPLANGQTYGEDMPVEEAGNMIIITDAIAHAERNANYAKKHWKVLTVWAKFLLEAGLDPANQLCTDDFAGHLAHNANLSVKAIVAIGCYADLANQLGYKDVAAKYRNEAIIMAKKWMQMADADDHYSLVFGRKDTWSQKYNLVWDKILNLNIFPQEVYNREIKYYLSHQNKFGLPLDSRKTYTKSDWILWTATLSQNEKDFKSLVKPVYKFATETPSRVPLNDWHETKDGKMVGFQARSVVSGYFIKLLANQWAVKK; via the coding sequence ATGAAGAACTTTTGTTTAAGCATTCTATTTCTTATCAGTTTATGTTTCTGCATCACCTCCAAAGGGCAGGTTAGTAAGATGCCTGCTTATCCGCTCATTACGCATAACCCTTATTTTAGCATCTGGTCTAACACAGATACGCTTAATTCTTCAATCACACACCACTGGACAGGCAAAGACCAGCCGCTGGTGGGTATTCTCAAAGTGGACAATCAATTTTACCGGTTTTTAGGAAAAGAAGAAGACCATTACAGGACACTGGCAGCTGCCTCGGACGAAAAACCATACCAATGCCGATATATAGAAACTGAGCCGGATGGCGACTGGACCAAACCTGATTTTGACGATAACAGTTGGAAAACCGGAACAGGTCCGTTTGGCGATGCTAAAGACCGCTTCCCTACCCAATGGCTTAAAAACATTTGGCTGCGACGCGAATTTATGTTAACCGAAACGGAAGTTAACCAGTTGGTGCTGAAGCTTGATCATGATGACAATGTTGATGTTTATTTAAACGGCACCAAAATTTATAACAAAACCGGCTGGACGCAGGATTATAGCCTGATTAAGTTGGACGAAAAATATAATAAAGCATTAAAAAAGGGTAAAAATGTGATCGCCATACGCTGTATTAACACTTCTGGCGGCGCCTCACTTGATGTTGGACTATTAGACTTACTTAAAGTTAAAGTAGCCAACCGATTAGAAACCGCCGAGCAGCAAAGTGTTGATGTAACAGCCACACAAACACATTACCAGTTTAAATGCGGCCAAATTAACTTAAGCGTTACTTTTACATCGCCACTGCTGTTGAGCGACATAAAAACGCTTACCCGGCCGGTATCATATATTACCTACCAGGTAAGCAGCAACGATAGCCGACCGCATCAAGTTAAAATTTATACTGGTGTATCTACCAATTTAGCGGTTAACCGTACGAGCCAGGAAGTAAGTGCCGAAGCCGTAAATAACCCTACTCTTTCTGTGTTAAAAGCCGGCACCAAAGAACAGCCAGTGCTGCAAAAGAAGGGCGACGATTTGCGCATTGACTGGGGCTATTTGTATGTAGCTGCTCCTAAAAAAGAAAATATTACTCAATATATAACCAACAGCGCAGAATCTGTAAATTCCTTCCTTAGCAGTAGCTACAAGTCTACCTTTAAACAAGGCAGGCAGGGCGTATTAAACACTGTGATATCTGTGCAAGTAACCAAAAACACACCAGCCAAACAATTTGTGATGCTGGGCTATGATGACTTGTACTCCATCCAATACTTTAAGCAAAATTTAAAGCCGTATTGGAAGGCGTTTTATCCTACTATTTATTCGGCATTTAATGCTGCTGTAAAAGATTACAGCTCCACCCTGAGCAAGTGCAATACGTTTGATAAACAAATTTACCAAAGCACCTTAAAGGCAGGCGGCGACGAATATGCCCGCCTTTGCGTAATGGCTTACCGGCAAAGCATTGCCGCACACCAGGTAGTAAAAAGCCCGCAGGGTGATCTGCTATTTTTATCTAAAGAAAATTACAGCAATGGATCGATCAATACGGTTGACATCACCTATCCTTCGGCGCCTTTGTATTTAATTTACAATCCCGAATTACAGAAAGGCATGCTTAACGGCATTTTTTATTACAGCGAAAGCGGCAAGTGGACCAAAAACTTTCCGGCACATGATTTAGGAACCTACCCATTAGCCAATGGCCAAACGTATGGCGAAGACATGCCTGTTGAAGAAGCAGGTAACATGATTATTATTACCGATGCCATTGCACATGCCGAACGCAATGCTAACTATGCTAAAAAACATTGGAAAGTATTGACCGTTTGGGCTAAATTTTTACTGGAGGCCGGCCTCGACCCTGCCAACCAGTTATGCACCGACGACTTTGCCGGCCATCTGGCACACAATGCCAATCTATCTGTAAAAGCTATTGTGGCTATAGGTTGTTATGCCGATTTGGCTAATCAGTTAGGGTACAAAGACGTAGCCGCAAAATACCGCAACGAGGCTATTATCATGGCAAAAAAATGGATGCAAATGGCTGACGCCGATGATCATTACTCGTTGGTATTTGGACGCAAAGATACCTGGAGCCAAAAATACAATCTGGTTTGGGATAAGATTTTAAACTTAAACATTTTTCCGCAAGAGGTTTACAACAGAGAGATTAAATACTATCTAAGCCATCAAAACAAATTTGGCTTGCCGTTAGACAGCCGGAAAACCTATACTAAATCTGACTGGATTTTGTGGACAGCTACATTAAGTCAGAATGAAAAAGACTTTAAAAGCCTAGTAAAACCTGTTTACAAATTTGCTACAGAAACACCGTCGCGCGTACCTTTAAACGACTGGCACGAAACTAAGGACGGCAAAATGGTTGGCTTCCAGGCACGCAGCGTGGTAAGCGGTTATTTTATTAAGCTTCTGGCTAATCAATGGGCCGTTAAAAAATGA
- a CDS encoding glycoside hydrolase family 130 protein has protein sequence MRIRYLSAISLMVMLCLTLTSWAQNKNVLPGWALGGFVRPKGINPIISPDTSTIFLDPMSGNKTKWEDNDTFNPAAVVKGKKVIVLYRSEDRSGIKISTRTSRLGYAISKDGLHFKRKAEPVFYPDNDDQKEFEWPGGCEDPRAAVTEDGTFLILYTQWNRKVPRLGAATSKDMVHWKKHGPIFQDAYNGKFLNIPTKSASILTQVKSNRQVITKVNGEYFMYWGERNVYAATSKNLVDWKPMVDAEGKLLVLAAPRKGYFDSDFTECGPPAVMTDKGIVLIYNGRNNNGERGDKRYNGGTYAAGQILFDKTNPTKVLGRLEVPFFRPMEPFEQKGQYASGTVFIEGLVWFKKSWYIYYGCADSRVGVAIYDPKNPTAPDPVDL, from the coding sequence ATGAGAATTCGTTATCTATCAGCAATCAGCCTAATGGTTATGTTGTGCCTAACTTTAACATCATGGGCCCAAAACAAAAATGTGCTGCCGGGCTGGGCTTTAGGGGGCTTTGTGCGTCCAAAAGGCATAAACCCTATTATCTCGCCTGATACAAGCACTATTTTCCTGGATCCGATGTCGGGTAATAAGACTAAGTGGGAGGATAACGACACATTCAATCCGGCTGCTGTGGTTAAAGGTAAAAAAGTGATTGTTCTATATCGCTCAGAAGATAGGAGCGGTATCAAGATCAGCACTCGTACGTCACGACTGGGTTATGCAATTAGTAAAGATGGGCTGCATTTTAAACGTAAAGCGGAACCAGTATTTTACCCAGACAATGATGATCAAAAAGAGTTTGAATGGCCCGGAGGTTGTGAAGACCCCCGAGCAGCAGTCACAGAAGATGGGACATTCCTGATCTTATACACGCAATGGAATCGCAAAGTACCGCGTTTGGGTGCCGCTACATCCAAAGATATGGTGCATTGGAAAAAACATGGGCCTATTTTTCAAGATGCATATAACGGCAAATTTTTGAACATTCCAACGAAGTCTGCATCAATATTAACTCAGGTAAAAAGTAATAGGCAGGTTATTACTAAGGTAAATGGTGAATATTTTATGTATTGGGGAGAGCGGAATGTTTACGCCGCTACATCAAAAAACTTAGTAGACTGGAAGCCCATGGTTGATGCTGAGGGCAAGCTACTGGTACTTGCAGCACCCCGTAAAGGATATTTTGACAGTGATTTTACCGAATGTGGTCCACCGGCGGTAATGACCGATAAAGGTATTGTGTTGATATACAACGGCAGGAATAACAACGGTGAGCGCGGCGACAAGCGATATAACGGCGGCACCTATGCTGCCGGTCAAATACTGTTCGATAAAACAAATCCAACCAAAGTACTTGGCCGATTAGAGGTGCCATTTTTTAGACCAATGGAACCGTTTGAACAAAAGGGACAATACGCAAGCGGAACGGTTTTTATTGAGGGTTTGGTTTGGTTTAAAAAGAGTTGGTATATATATTATGGCTGTGCAGATTCAAGGGTAGGAGTAGCAATATATGATCCGAAAAACCCAACCGCTCCTGATCCGGTAGATCTTTAA
- a CDS encoding glycoside hydrolase family 88 protein, translated as MFAIQVSSAQKSALKNFPQGYTPQEVGKRLAYRFVDGKHMLHGGKWISYPETFNWMGALKYAAITRDTQLVRLLQNKFEPLFTTEKALLPPMNHVDLNMFGSLPLEFYRVTNEQRYFDLGLPYADTQWILPQNASAQQKAWDEKGLSWQTRLWIDDMYMITIVQTQAYKATKNRKYIDRAAKEMVLYLDSLQRPNGLFYHAPDVPFYWGRGNGWMAAGMTELLTNLPKNSEYRPRILKGYLTMMNSLKNFQNKGGIWNQLIDDPACWAETSGSAMFTFALISGVKHGWLNAKEFGPVARKAWLGLIPYINAQGAVTEVCVGTNKKNDKQYYYDRPRNVGDYHGQAPYLWCTRALLDD; from the coding sequence GTGTTCGCAATTCAAGTGTCTTCGGCACAAAAAAGTGCACTTAAAAACTTCCCTCAAGGTTACACGCCACAAGAAGTGGGTAAACGCCTGGCATACCGGTTTGTTGATGGTAAACATATGCTGCATGGTGGTAAATGGATAAGTTACCCAGAAACTTTTAACTGGATGGGGGCACTTAAATATGCAGCCATTACTCGTGATACACAACTTGTTCGGCTTTTACAAAACAAGTTTGAACCTTTGTTTACAACCGAAAAAGCATTGCTGCCACCAATGAATCACGTTGACTTAAATATGTTTGGCAGCTTACCATTGGAGTTTTACCGTGTTACTAACGAGCAACGTTATTTTGATTTGGGGTTGCCTTATGCGGATACGCAATGGATACTCCCGCAAAACGCAAGTGCGCAGCAGAAAGCTTGGGATGAAAAAGGTTTATCGTGGCAAACACGCCTGTGGATTGATGATATGTATATGATTACCATTGTGCAAACCCAAGCCTATAAAGCAACCAAAAACCGCAAGTACATTGACCGTGCTGCAAAAGAGATGGTGCTTTACCTGGACTCACTTCAGCGACCTAATGGCCTGTTTTATCACGCGCCCGATGTTCCGTTTTACTGGGGTAGGGGAAACGGTTGGATGGCTGCAGGGATGACAGAATTACTTACCAATTTGCCTAAAAACAGCGAATACCGGCCACGCATTTTAAAAGGATACCTCACTATGATGAACAGCCTTAAAAACTTTCAGAATAAAGGCGGTATCTGGAACCAACTAATTGATGATCCGGCTTGCTGGGCTGAAACCTCCGGATCGGCTATGTTTACGTTTGCGCTTATCTCGGGCGTAAAACATGGCTGGCTAAATGCGAAAGAATTTGGACCGGTTGCACGTAAAGCCTGGTTAGGATTAATACCTTATATCAACGCTCAAGGTGCCGTAACTGAAGTTTGCGTAGGCACCAATAAAAAGAACGACAAGCAGTATTACTATGATCGGCCGCGTAACGTAGGTGATTATCATGGCCAGGCGCCTTACCTTTGGTGCACACGGGCGCTGTTAGATGATTAA
- a CDS encoding RagB/SusD family nutrient uptake outer membrane protein — MKKTIIAFLSLGIILSSSCKKDFLDEKPLDFLSTSNAYNNSSDFNAAVNGLYNRVRTEFYTNGDRRPFDYVYGCDIVFDGQPSTERHTNMIASYAPQGGLNIPLSHWSALYKIVSEANTIIDRIPNSSMSAADKTLNEARSRFFRGFAYRTLAYLYGGVPLNVKEVESPKTDYTRAPKAEVLAQVISDLKFASENLPAINAVTDGQISNLAAYHLLSEVYLAAGEFQNAVTAATTVISNPNVALMKTRFGTKSSDATKNVYWDLFQQGNQNRKNGTNKEGLWVIQFETDVPGGGAVSTGIDGSYQFERNFAPQILTFRLAGSTVQPFLYPRSDYSGGRGIGWAISTKYFSDVIWQGDFNNDIRNAPYNFVREFVVNNPAHPRFGQVISTVNPPAGITVPRRDFYAFQSKVTTPGDHPDGMFQDKSQLLLKASAGGTYADQYMFRLAETYLLRAEAYLGLNQLSNAAADINVVRSRANASSVLPANVNIDYILDERMRELGSEEKRRITLMRLGKIYDRVKKCNPYYSDVQPTYNLWPIPASEIERNNGGKLQQNPGY; from the coding sequence ATGAAAAAGACTATCATCGCATTTTTGTCATTAGGTATTATCTTATCTTCCTCTTGTAAAAAAGACTTTTTAGACGAGAAGCCTCTTGACTTCTTGAGCACCAGTAATGCTTATAATAACAGCAGCGATTTTAATGCAGCTGTAAACGGCCTGTATAACCGAGTGCGTACCGAGTTTTACACCAATGGCGACCGCCGGCCTTTTGATTATGTTTACGGTTGCGATATTGTTTTTGATGGGCAGCCCAGTACCGAAAGGCACACCAACATGATTGCCTCTTATGCACCGCAGGGCGGATTAAATATTCCGTTAAGTCATTGGTCGGCACTATATAAAATTGTTAGCGAGGCTAACACGATAATAGATCGCATACCAAATTCTTCAATGTCTGCAGCCGATAAAACACTTAATGAAGCAAGATCCAGATTTTTCCGTGGTTTTGCCTATCGTACGTTAGCTTATCTGTATGGCGGTGTGCCGCTGAATGTAAAGGAGGTAGAATCACCAAAAACAGATTATACCCGTGCTCCAAAAGCAGAAGTGCTGGCACAAGTAATCAGTGATTTAAAATTTGCTTCTGAAAACCTGCCTGCCATCAATGCCGTAACCGACGGGCAGATCAGTAATCTGGCGGCTTACCATTTGTTGTCGGAAGTTTACCTTGCTGCCGGAGAATTTCAAAATGCAGTTACTGCTGCAACTACAGTAATCAGTAATCCTAATGTGGCACTGATGAAAACCCGGTTTGGCACAAAATCATCCGATGCTACCAAAAATGTGTACTGGGATCTCTTTCAGCAGGGTAATCAAAACCGTAAGAACGGAACAAACAAAGAAGGCCTTTGGGTTATTCAGTTTGAAACGGATGTACCCGGCGGCGGTGCCGTATCAACCGGTATCGATGGTTCTTATCAGTTTGAAAGAAACTTTGCGCCGCAAATTCTAACATTCCGCCTTGCAGGGAGCACGGTGCAGCCGTTTCTTTATCCGCGTAGTGATTACTCAGGCGGCAGGGGCATTGGTTGGGCAATATCAACCAAATATTTTTCGGATGTTATTTGGCAAGGCGATTTTAATAACGACATAAGAAACGCACCATACAATTTTGTCAGAGAATTTGTGGTTAACAATCCAGCTCATCCGCGTTTTGGTCAGGTAATATCTACCGTAAATCCACCGGCAGGTATCACCGTGCCACGGCGCGATTTTTATGCGTTTCAATCTAAAGTAACTACGCCCGGAGATCACCCTGATGGCATGTTTCAGGATAAATCTCAACTGTTGTTAAAAGCAAGTGCTGGCGGTACATATGCCGACCAGTACATGTTTCGCCTGGCCGAGACCTATTTATTAAGGGCCGAAGCTTACTTAGGGTTAAATCAGTTAAGTAATGCAGCCGCTGATATTAATGTGGTTCGCAGCCGGGCAAATGCATCGAGCGTGCTACCAGCCAACGTCAACATTGATTACATTTTGGATGAACGTATGCGCGAACTTGGATCTGAAGAAAAACGCCGTATTACGTTAATGCGCTTGGGTAAAATATACGACAGGGTAAAAAAATGTAATCCATATTACTCTGATGTGCAGCCAACTTATAACCTGTGGCCAATCCCTGCATCCGAAATTGAGCGTAATAACGGCGGCAAATTACAGCAAAATCCCGGTTATTAA